One genomic segment of Bacteroidota bacterium includes these proteins:
- a CDS encoding UDP-N-acetylmuramoyl-L-alanyl-D-glutamate--2,6-diaminopimelate ligase, protein MRNLNEILTGVNVISVSGKTDLQLNAVTSDSRKITAGDVFVAVKGYLSDGHTFIKSAIEKGAVAIIAEQLPNEISEKITYVLVKDSAKAYGIICHNYFDAPTTKLKLIGITGTNGKTSVATICYQVCENIGIHSGLISTVENKIHNTTIYATHTTPDPLQLNALLADMVKANCEYVFMEVSSHAAHQQRIAGLQFAGAVFTNITHDHLDYHATFDNYIAAKKSFFDGLSKQAFALVNADDKRSGVMVQNSAAHKYTFAVKSNADFTAKILENNLSGLVLQIDGMELHTRLAGAFNAWNILAVYGVLQLLELNKQEVLNALSLLSPVEGRFDIVHSVSKNLTGVIDYAHTPDAVEKILSTIREAVKNRSKIITVIGCGGDRDKTKRPVMANVAAKISDKVILTSDNPRSEEPEIIIREMQQGLDNVLMQKALSITDRKEAIRAAVMLAQNDDVILVAGKGHEKYQEIKGVKYPFDDKQIIQEIFKTLNY, encoded by the coding sequence ATGAGAAATTTGAATGAAATATTAACCGGCGTAAATGTAATTTCTGTTTCAGGTAAAACAGATTTGCAATTGAATGCAGTTACTTCTGATTCAAGAAAGATAACTGCCGGTGATGTATTTGTGGCAGTGAAAGGTTATTTATCTGATGGACATACATTCATAAAATCAGCAATTGAAAAAGGAGCTGTTGCGATAATTGCAGAACAATTGCCCAATGAAATTTCTGAAAAAATTACTTATGTATTAGTAAAAGATTCTGCAAAAGCGTATGGTATTATTTGCCATAATTATTTTGATGCGCCAACTACAAAATTGAAGTTGATTGGCATCACCGGAACCAATGGTAAAACTTCTGTAGCTACAATTTGCTATCAAGTTTGTGAGAACATAGGAATTCATTCCGGATTAATCAGTACAGTAGAAAATAAAATTCATAACACTACTATATACGCAACACATACTACACCTGATCCACTGCAATTAAATGCATTGTTGGCGGATATGGTAAAAGCAAATTGTGAGTATGTATTTATGGAAGTGAGTTCGCATGCAGCGCATCAGCAACGCATTGCAGGATTGCAATTTGCAGGAGCTGTATTTACAAATATTACGCACGATCATTTAGATTATCATGCAACTTTTGATAATTATATTGCTGCGAAAAAATCTTTCTTTGATGGCTTATCAAAACAAGCGTTTGCATTAGTAAATGCGGATGATAAAAGAAGTGGTGTGATGGTGCAAAATTCTGCTGCACACAAATACACTTTCGCAGTAAAAAGCAATGCAGATTTTACTGCAAAGATTTTAGAAAATAATTTATCCGGTCTTGTATTACAGATAGATGGAATGGAATTGCATACCCGACTTGCAGGTGCATTTAATGCATGGAATATTTTAGCGGTGTATGGTGTATTGCAATTACTTGAATTAAATAAACAAGAAGTATTAAATGCACTGAGTTTATTAAGTCCGGTAGAAGGAAGATTTGATATAGTGCATTCTGTATCAAAAAATTTAACAGGCGTAATTGATTATGCGCATACTCCCGATGCAGTAGAAAAAATTTTAAGCACCATTCGTGAAGCGGTAAAAAATCGCAGTAAAATAATTACAGTAATAGGTTGCGGTGGTGATAGAGATAAAACAAAACGTCCGGTGATGGCTAATGTGGCTGCGAAAATTTCTGATAAAGTAATTCTTACTTCCGATAATCCACGCAGTGAAGAACCCGAAATTATTATTCGTGAAATGCAACAAGGATTAGATAATGTATTGATGCAAAAAGCACTTTCCATTACGGATAGAAAAGAAGCAATTCGTGCAGCAGTGATGCTTGCACAAAATGATGATGTGATTTTAGTTGCAGGAAAAGGACATGAAAAATACCAGGAGATAAAAGGAGTGAAATATCCTTTTGATGATAAACAAATAATTCAGGAAATATTTAAAACACTTAATTACTGA
- the gap gene encoding type I glyceraldehyde-3-phosphate dehydrogenase — protein sequence MDKIRIGINGFGRIGRLVFRGVSTLDGLEVVAINDLTSPRTLAHLLKYDSAQGRFNHTITHDEHSITVDGKNINIYDHENPADIPWAAHNVDVVIEATGYFTSLEKASAHLTAGAKRVILSAPGTGDMKTIVFNVNHEILDGSEKIISCASCTTNCLAPMAKTLNDSFGIQVGSMTTIHAYTNDQNTLDSPHRKDDLRRARAAAANIVPNTTGAAKALGLVLPELKGKLDGSAQRVPVITGSVTELTSILNKKVTVEEVNAAMKAASNKSFGYNEDEIVSSDIIGSTYGSLFDATQTKVISSGDFQLVKTVAWYDNEMSYVSQLIRTVDYFAGLIRN from the coding sequence ATGGATAAAATAAGAATTGGTATTAATGGCTTTGGCCGAATCGGCCGCTTAGTTTTTCGTGGAGTAAGTACTCTTGATGGATTAGAAGTAGTGGCAATCAACGACTTGACTTCACCTAGAACACTCGCACACCTTCTAAAATATGATAGCGCACAGGGAAGATTTAATCATACTATTACACATGATGAACATTCTATTACAGTAGATGGAAAAAATATTAATATCTATGATCATGAAAACCCTGCGGATATTCCATGGGCTGCACATAATGTGGACGTTGTGATTGAAGCAACCGGTTATTTTACAAGCTTAGAAAAAGCATCTGCACATCTTACCGCCGGTGCCAAGCGTGTGATACTTTCTGCTCCCGGTACCGGTGATATGAAAACTATTGTCTTTAATGTGAATCACGAAATTCTGGATGGGTCAGAAAAAATAATCAGTTGTGCATCTTGTACAACGAATTGTCTTGCTCCGATGGCAAAAACATTGAATGATAGTTTTGGAATTCAGGTGGGAAGTATGACTACCATCCATGCTTATACAAATGATCAGAATACATTGGACTCGCCACATCGCAAAGATGATTTGCGCAGAGCAAGAGCCGCAGCAGCGAATATAGTTCCTAACACCACAGGTGCAGCAAAAGCATTGGGTTTGGTGTTGCCGGAATTGAAAGGAAAATTAGATGGCAGTGCACAGCGTGTTCCGGTTATTACAGGTTCGGTAACTGAGCTTACAAGTATTCTCAATAAAAAAGTTACTGTGGAAGAAGTGAATGCTGCAATGAAAGCTGCTTCAAATAAATCTTTCGGATACAATGAAGATGAAATAGTGAGTTCCGACATTATTGGAAGTACCTACGGATCTTTATTTGATGCCACTCAAACAAAAGTGATTTCTTCGGGCGATTTTCAATTAGTGAAAACAGTGGCATGGTATGATAATGAAATGAGTTATGTAAGCCAACTGATTCGCACTGTAGATTATTTTGCAGGTTTAATCAGGAATTAA
- the rsmH gene encoding 16S rRNA (cytosine(1402)-N(4))-methyltransferase RsmH — MSDAYHIPVLLHESIEALTIKPDGVYVDLTFGGGGHSREIIKHLNAKGKLVAFDQDADAQKNAIADERFLLFPNNFRHFKKFLRIAGITQVDGILADLGISSYQIDQPERGFSIRSNATLDMRMNNSAAVTAEEIINTYSEKQLVEIFSKYGEIRNAKQLANTIFNARIQQPIKSTMQLVDVAKTVVKGEVPRYLAQLFQAIRIEVNDEMRALEEMLESVYDVLAPNGKLVVISYHSLEDRIVKHVMKTGNVRGEIITDLKGVGKKYFQIITKKPIEASEDEVKKNPRARSAKMRVAEKIKE, encoded by the coding sequence ATGAGTGACGCTTACCACATACCCGTTCTTTTACATGAGAGTATTGAAGCATTGACAATTAAACCGGATGGTGTGTATGTAGATCTCACTTTTGGTGGGGGCGGTCATAGCAGGGAAATCATTAAACATCTGAATGCAAAAGGAAAATTAGTTGCATTTGATCAGGATGCAGATGCACAAAAAAATGCAATTGCTGATGAAAGATTTTTATTGTTCCCAAATAATTTCAGACACTTCAAAAAATTTTTGCGCATAGCAGGAATTACACAAGTGGATGGGATATTAGCTGACCTCGGAATTTCTTCATATCAAATTGATCAACCGGAAAGAGGATTTTCTATTCGAAGTAATGCAACATTGGATATGCGCATGAATAATTCTGCTGCGGTAACTGCTGAAGAAATAATTAATACATACAGCGAAAAACAGTTGGTAGAAATTTTTAGCAAGTACGGCGAAATACGCAATGCAAAACAATTAGCCAATACAATTTTTAATGCACGGATTCAGCAACCCATTAAATCAACAATGCAATTAGTAGATGTTGCAAAAACGGTGGTGAAAGGTGAAGTGCCCAGATATCTTGCTCAATTATTTCAGGCAATAAGAATTGAAGTGAATGATGAAATGCGGGCACTGGAAGAAATGCTGGAATCAGTTTACGATGTGCTTGCACCAAATGGAAAATTAGTGGTAATCAGTTATCACTCTTTGGAAGATAGAATAGTAAAACATGTGATGAAAACAGGAAATGTGCGTGGTGAAATAATTACAGATTTAAAAGGTGTCGGCAAAAAATATTTTCAAATAATAACTAAAAAACCTATTGAAGCAAGTGAGGATGAAGTGAAAAAAAATCCAAGAGCCAGAAGCGCAAAAATGCGAGTGGCAGAAAAAATAAAAGAATAG
- a CDS encoding T9SS type A sorting domain-containing protein, translating to MKKGYSLSQYSLAAGALIVPATAFSQAVYTDVDPDIILDVPGEYWGFDLDMDGLNDFNFFNKSFTTTVWYGVEGQVKALFAGVFDNMQNGLNGHTVFFSGNGGYTYYRPYALESNISIKSTIPFYNANYQTLAMTIYKPEWPPSTAHRGDWNSYFWGPQIEKFIGFRFTDDDFVKRYGWIRCSVVDSNRTLIIHDYAYESKPDTPIHTGDTIGDTTTVSINNTASLNAVVYSFNKDIYIRLQEYNDAEYFIYDVSGRLVYNEKIKNATTICNIELPGLYLVNIKTAEGKQFSKKLVVSE from the coding sequence ATGAAAAAAGGATATTCTCTATCACAATATTCACTTGCAGCAGGAGCGCTTATAGTTCCTGCTACAGCATTTTCGCAAGCTGTTTATACCGATGTTGATCCTGATATTATTTTGGATGTGCCAGGTGAATATTGGGGATTTGATTTGGATATGGATGGACTGAATGATTTTAATTTCTTTAATAAAAGTTTTACTACTACTGTATGGTATGGCGTGGAAGGACAAGTAAAAGCTCTTTTTGCGGGTGTCTTCGATAATATGCAGAATGGGCTAAATGGACATACTGTTTTCTTTTCCGGTAATGGCGGATATACATATTACCGTCCTTATGCATTGGAAAGCAATATCAGTATTAAATCTACTATTCCATTTTATAACGCTAATTACCAAACATTAGCAATGACTATTTACAAGCCAGAGTGGCCACCATCAACGGCACACAGAGGAGATTGGAACTCATATTTTTGGGGTCCTCAAATAGAAAAGTTTATAGGTTTTAGATTTACTGATGATGATTTTGTAAAACGTTATGGATGGATACGTTGCAGCGTAGTGGATAGTAACAGAACATTAATCATTCACGATTATGCTTATGAAAGTAAACCCGATACACCAATACATACAGGAGATACTATCGGAGATACAACAACAGTTTCAATTAATAATACTGCAAGTTTAAATGCTGTTGTGTATAGTTTTAATAAAGATATTTATATCCGACTTCAAGAATATAATGATGCAGAATATTTTATTTATGATGTTTCGGGTAGATTGGTTTATAATGAAAAAATTAAAAATGCAACTACAATTTGCAATATCGAATTACCCGGATTGTATTTGGTAAATATTAAAACAGCAGAAGGAAAACAGTTTTCTAAAAAATTGGTGGTATCGGAATAA
- a CDS encoding phosphoglycerate kinase, with amino-acid sequence MKTVDTFNFKNKKAIVRVDFNVPLNKETFEVTDDTRLRGALPTIKKILNDGGSVILMSHLGRPKTGPEEKYSLKHILPTLKKLLGKEIVFVEESIGDKAIQAANNLQPGEVLLIENLRFHPEEEKGDSGFAEQLSKLAEVYVNDAFGTAHRPHASTTIIANYFIPENKMFGYLMANEVEAADKVLHKAEKPFTAIIGGAKVSDKILILEKLLDVADNIIIGGGMAYTFFKAMGGNIGKSLCEEERLDTAKELLAKAKSKGVQIFLPEDSVIADAFSNDAQIKSADSNNIPDGWMGLDIGTIAINKFTEVILASKTILWNGPMGVFEMEHFSNGTIDIAHAVAKATANGAFSLVGGGDSVAAVNKFKLADKVSYVSTGGGAMLEFFEGKTLPGVAAIAG; translated from the coding sequence ATGAAAACGGTAGATACATTTAATTTTAAAAATAAGAAAGCAATTGTGCGGGTGGATTTTAATGTGCCTTTAAATAAAGAAACATTTGAAGTAACCGATGATACAAGATTAAGAGGTGCTTTGCCCACAATAAAAAAAATATTGAATGATGGCGGTTCGGTAATTCTTATGAGCCATCTCGGCAGACCGAAAACAGGACCGGAAGAAAAATATTCTTTGAAACATATTCTGCCAACACTTAAAAAATTGTTGGGAAAAGAAATTGTATTTGTCGAAGAAAGTATTGGTGATAAAGCAATACAAGCAGCAAATAATTTACAGCCCGGTGAAGTATTATTAATTGAAAATTTGCGCTTTCATCCTGAGGAAGAAAAAGGGGATTCTGGTTTTGCAGAACAGTTGAGTAAGCTGGCAGAAGTATATGTGAATGATGCTTTCGGTACAGCACATCGGCCACATGCAAGCACAACAATAATTGCAAATTATTTTATTCCTGAAAATAAAATGTTTGGTTATCTCATGGCCAATGAAGTGGAAGCTGCAGACAAGGTATTGCACAAAGCAGAAAAACCTTTTACTGCAATTATCGGCGGAGCAAAAGTGAGTGATAAAATTTTGATACTCGAGAAATTATTGGATGTTGCGGATAACATCATTATTGGTGGTGGCATGGCCTATACTTTTTTCAAAGCGATGGGTGGCAATATCGGAAAATCATTATGTGAAGAAGAACGTTTGGATACAGCAAAAGAATTATTAGCGAAAGCAAAATCCAAAGGTGTTCAAATATTTCTTCCTGAAGATTCCGTGATTGCAGATGCATTTTCTAATGATGCTCAAATTAAATCTGCAGACAGTAATAATATTCCCGACGGTTGGATGGGTTTGGATATTGGAACAATCGCAATTAATAAATTCACTGAAGTTATACTTGCCTCAAAAACAATTTTATGGAACGGACCAATGGGAGTTTTTGAAATGGAGCATTTCAGTAATGGCACTATTGATATTGCACATGCAGTTGCAAAAGCTACAGCCAACGGCGCATTCTCTTTAGTGGGTGGAGGTGATTCTGTTGCTGCTGTAAATAAATTTAAACTCGCAGATAAAGTATCTTATGTCTCTACAGGTGGCGGTGCAATGTTAGAATTCTTTGAAGGAAAAACTTTGCCGGGAGTTGCGGCTATCGCAGGTTGA
- a CDS encoding PKD domain-containing protein, which yields MKPILPAILFLIIFYSTSFSQGICDPGGNIIIYSNYDGGTLNIDIDEDIPNIRIGICSYESVTINITGTYIDNVVEVLYAGYDSDGSTEVTGVSSGIVDILLYPPATISDPDGYPYIICAYDCDTLYVPGGCNTVEQLTDYFLTELTGTFRYSYMQYGIWSGTYDISDGGNCCYGGLYEPAPVDVGISAISTPVSGCGLSDDETVSVTIYNYGVTDVSSVPVNFSVDGGIAITETAVGAIAAGETSTYTFVTTADLSTSGTHIINAFTSIADDADDSNDDFSLNINSLATPVIDLGDDQTACDELTLDANNPGATYNWSTGATTQEIVVTETGGYSVTVTDPVSGCIATDFINVEIFASPIASFTYTSSGFIVTFTNTSTIGTYTWDFGDGSPLSNVSSPTHSFATVGTYTITLTVNNECGDDIYTAIISFNIAILNLDNDISINIFPNPANEYLNICANGLLKENIWYSLFSINGEMLIPQTQLITSGNCQQLYLTQFESGLYILQLHSSSLTARSVVILQ from the coding sequence ATGAAACCAATTTTACCCGCAATTTTATTCCTCATAATATTTTATTCTACTAGTTTTTCACAAGGAATTTGTGATCCGGGAGGAAATATTATTATTTATTCCAACTACGATGGTGGCACTCTTAATATTGATATTGATGAGGATATACCGAATATCAGAATTGGTATTTGTTCCTATGAAAGTGTTACAATAAATATTACAGGTACTTACATTGATAATGTAGTGGAAGTATTATATGCCGGTTATGATAGTGATGGATCTACGGAAGTAACCGGTGTATCAAGTGGAATAGTTGATATTTTATTATATCCACCTGCAACAATTTCAGATCCTGATGGATATCCCTATATTATTTGTGCTTATGATTGTGATACATTGTATGTTCCCGGAGGATGCAATACAGTTGAGCAATTAACAGATTATTTTCTTACAGAATTGACTGGCACATTCAGATATAGTTATATGCAATATGGTATTTGGTCAGGTACTTATGATATTAGTGATGGTGGTAATTGTTGTTACGGGGGATTGTACGAACCTGCACCGGTAGATGTAGGAATAAGTGCAATTTCAACTCCTGTTTCCGGTTGCGGATTAAGTGATGATGAAACGGTTAGTGTTACAATTTATAATTATGGTGTAACAGATGTAAGCAGCGTTCCCGTAAATTTTTCTGTTGATGGAGGAATAGCAATTACTGAAACTGCGGTTGGTGCAATTGCCGCAGGTGAAACTTCAACTTATACATTTGTAACTACTGCAGATTTAAGTACATCAGGTACTCATATAATAAATGCATTTACTAGTATCGCCGATGATGCGGATGATAGCAATGATGATTTTTCTTTAAATATAAATTCTCTTGCAACACCTGTAATTGATTTGGGTGATGACCAAACTGCTTGTGATGAATTAACCTTAGATGCAAATAATCCCGGTGCAACTTATAATTGGAGTACAGGTGCAACAACTCAGGAAATAGTGGTTACTGAAACCGGTGGTTATTCTGTTACTGTTACTGATCCTGTTTCAGGATGCATTGCAACAGATTTTATAAACGTAGAAATATTTGCATCACCCATTGCAAGTTTTACTTACACATCTTCCGGCTTCATTGTAACATTTACAAACACCTCCACAATCGGAACATACACATGGGACTTCGGCGATGGATCACCATTAAGTAATGTTTCTTCACCTACACATTCATTTGCAACAGTGGGAACATATACAATTACACTTACTGTTAACAATGAATGCGGTGATGATATTTATACGGCAATTATTTCATTTAATATTGCAATCCTTAATTTGGATAATGATATTTCAATTAATATTTTTCCAAATCCTGCAAATGAATATTTAAATATTTGTGCCAATGGATTGTTAAAGGAAAATATTTGGTATTCCTTATTTAGCATCAATGGTGAAATGCTGATACCCCAAACCCAATTAATTACTTCCGGTAATTGTCAGCAATTATATCTCACCCAATTTGAAAGCGGCTTATATATTCTTCAATTACATTCTTCTTCTCTAACTGCCAGATCAGTTGTGATTTTGCAATAA
- the mraZ gene encoding division/cell wall cluster transcriptional repressor MraZ, giving the protein MSGLLGEFQCTMDPKGRVKVPAALIKQLDANDKGRFVLNRGFEKCLILYPWTEWQVQSDKLGKLNMFVQKNRDFVRYFMSGVSEITLDSTDRFLIPKSLQEYAGISKDVVLSAFQGKIEVWSKAAYEKAVDMNSDDFAGLAEEVMGGSNE; this is encoded by the coding sequence ATGTCGGGTTTATTAGGCGAATTTCAATGTACAATGGATCCCAAAGGGAGGGTGAAAGTGCCGGCTGCATTAATCAAACAACTTGATGCAAACGACAAAGGGCGCTTTGTGCTTAACCGTGGTTTTGAAAAATGCTTAATTCTTTATCCCTGGACTGAATGGCAAGTGCAGAGCGATAAGCTCGGCAAGCTGAACATGTTCGTTCAGAAGAACAGAGACTTTGTGCGCTATTTCATGAGTGGTGTTTCTGAAATTACCCTCGACAGTACCGACCGTTTTCTAATTCCCAAATCCTTACAGGAATATGCCGGCATATCAAAAGATGTGGTGCTTTCTGCTTTTCAGGGAAAAATAGAAGTATGGAGTAAGGCTGCTTATGAAAAAGCAGTGGATATGAATTCTGATGATTTTGCGGGACTGGCTGAAGAAGTAATGGGCGGCTCAAATGAGTGA
- a CDS encoding transpeptidase family protein: MSGAKNDIMWRLYLSFCLILVFGIVIVVQIGRIQFVQGESYRAKGDSLQLRYRVIPAKRGNVYAESGNLLAASFPYYKIIMDPVAPSKELFNKKVDSLALCLSQTFGDKSKNEYKRILVESRNKGKRYVILYKKATVPQMKLARNFPIFRQGQYSGGLLIEPVEYRINPYGLMANRTIGYVRNETKVGIEGAYNEALSGVTGKQLMRKAPGGVWVPLNAKNEVEPVDGDDVFTTIDINIQDISETALRSALIKNNAAWGTAIVMEVATGKIKAITNLTRLESGGYEERYNYAIAELVEPGSTFKLFSLLALFEDGYVGLNDSVDLNNGSIQYYNRTMNDSEGRHHYRNVTVETAFEKSSNVGISRLVNENYKNNKEKYLNRIHDVGLDQATGVDIAGEPSPIIKTDPNAKSFSGVTLPWMSVGYELQITPLQLLNFYNAVANDGKLMKPMLVSEITSYGQVVHTNKPEVLINSICSDNTLKKLQACLLAVVDSGTAKNIHNPYYQIAGKTGTAQLIENKRYVNRYLASFAGYFPANNPKYSCIVMVNSPSNGVFYGGYVAGPVFREIADKVYSHHISMATAINDNDSSYQGVTAYSKGYRYDFEEILDWFNLDKQLNEDEDWIIVHPENDTLQASELKIADNVMPSVKGMGLRDAMYLLENKGLKVEASGRGKVIKQSIDPGQTINKGMYVVLKLG; the protein is encoded by the coding sequence ATGAGCGGAGCGAAGAACGATATCATGTGGCGTTTGTATCTCTCGTTTTGTTTGATACTTGTGTTCGGTATTGTAATCGTTGTGCAAATCGGAAGAATACAATTTGTGCAAGGCGAATCGTATCGTGCAAAAGGTGATAGTCTGCAATTAAGATATCGTGTAATTCCTGCTAAGCGTGGAAATGTATATGCAGAAAGCGGCAATTTATTAGCGGCTTCTTTTCCTTATTATAAAATTATTATGGATCCCGTTGCTCCTTCGAAAGAGTTGTTTAATAAGAAGGTGGATTCACTTGCTTTATGCTTATCTCAAACCTTCGGAGATAAAAGTAAAAATGAATATAAACGCATTTTAGTTGAGTCGAGAAATAAAGGAAAACGCTATGTGATTCTTTATAAAAAAGCAACCGTCCCTCAAATGAAATTAGCTCGCAATTTTCCGATTTTTCGTCAAGGACAATACAGCGGTGGATTATTAATTGAGCCTGTAGAATACAGAATTAATCCTTATGGTTTAATGGCAAATCGCACTATTGGTTATGTGCGCAACGAAACTAAAGTAGGAATTGAAGGTGCATATAATGAAGCACTCTCAGGAGTAACAGGAAAACAATTAATGCGCAAAGCTCCCGGTGGTGTTTGGGTGCCTTTAAATGCAAAAAACGAAGTAGAACCGGTGGATGGTGATGATGTTTTTACAACCATTGATATTAATATTCAGGACATTTCTGAAACGGCATTACGCAGTGCACTTATAAAAAATAATGCTGCCTGGGGAACTGCAATTGTTATGGAAGTTGCCACAGGAAAAATAAAAGCTATTACGAATCTTACTCGTTTGGAATCCGGTGGATATGAAGAGCGATATAATTATGCGATTGCGGAATTGGTGGAGCCTGGAAGTACATTCAAATTATTTTCTCTGCTTGCATTATTCGAAGATGGATATGTGGGTTTAAATGATAGTGTTGATCTCAACAACGGTTCTATTCAATATTATAATCGCACAATGAATGATAGTGAAGGCCGCCATCATTATCGCAATGTAACTGTAGAAACTGCTTTTGAAAAATCATCGAATGTCGGCATATCACGTTTGGTAAATGAGAACTATAAAAACAATAAAGAAAAATATCTCAACCGCATTCATGATGTTGGTTTAGATCAAGCAACAGGAGTTGATATTGCAGGTGAACCAAGTCCGATAATAAAAACTGATCCCAATGCAAAAAGTTTTAGTGGTGTAACTCTTCCATGGATGAGTGTAGGATACGAATTGCAAATTACGCCATTGCAATTATTAAATTTTTATAATGCAGTTGCCAATGATGGAAAATTAATGAAGCCGATGTTGGTTTCTGAAATAACAAGTTACGGACAAGTAGTGCATACCAATAAACCGGAAGTATTAATTAACAGTATTTGTTCTGATAACACTTTAAAAAAATTACAAGCATGTTTATTAGCAGTTGTAGATAGTGGCACTGCAAAAAATATTCATAATCCGTACTATCAAATTGCAGGTAAAACAGGTACTGCACAATTAATTGAAAACAAGAGATATGTAAATCGTTATCTCGCAAGTTTCGCCGGTTATTTTCCTGCGAATAATCCAAAATACAGTTGTATTGTAATGGTGAATTCACCAAGCAATGGTGTGTTTTATGGCGGCTATGTTGCAGGCCCTGTATTCCGTGAAATTGCAGATAAAGTTTACTCTCATCACATCTCCATGGCAACTGCCATAAATGATAATGACAGTAGTTATCAGGGTGTTACTGCTTATAGTAAAGGTTATCGCTATGACTTTGAAGAAATACTGGATTGGTTCAATCTTGATAAGCAATTAAATGAAGATGAGGATTGGATAATTGTACATCCGGAGAATGATACACTGCAAGCATCAGAATTAAAAATTGCAGATAATGTAATGCCATCGGTAAAAGGAATGGGCTTGCGTGATGCAATGTATTTGTTAGAAAATAAAGGTTTAAAAGTGGAAGCTTCCGGAAGAGGAAAAGTAATTAAACAATCTATTGATCCCGGTCAGACAATTAATAAAGGAATGTATGTAGTGCTAAAATTAGGATGA
- a CDS encoding T9SS type A sorting domain-containing protein, with translation MKKGFSLTQYSLAAGAILAPVAAFSQAVYTDIDPDIILDEPGEHWGFDLDDDGLNDFNFFNTLLQSYMWPIGDASAYRIWVGAFDTMQNGIAGSQKTILGYYGTFYQYYPFALDSGITVDQYLNFENWNYQRVACQTFFVFGSSIVSWTGGNWFPNKTENFLGFRFTNEEAIQHYGWIRCSVIDSGHTLIIHDYAYESKPDTPILTGDTIGDTTTVSVNNLENLNAVVYSFNKNIYIQLKEYNDAEYFIYDISGRLVYNARIKNETTICNIELPGVYLINIKTAKGKQFSKKLVVAE, from the coding sequence ATGAAAAAAGGTTTTTCTCTAACACAATACTCTCTTGCAGCAGGGGCGATTTTAGCTCCTGTTGCAGCATTTTCACAAGCAGTTTATACTGACATTGATCCTGATATTATATTAGATGAACCGGGTGAACATTGGGGCTTTGATTTGGATGATGATGGGTTAAATGATTTTAATTTCTTTAATACTTTACTTCAATCATATATGTGGCCAATTGGTGATGCTTCAGCTTACAGAATTTGGGTTGGGGCGTTTGATACAATGCAAAATGGAATAGCAGGTAGCCAGAAAACTATTTTAGGATATTATGGGACATTTTATCAATATTATCCATTTGCTTTAGATTCAGGAATCACTGTTGATCAATATTTAAACTTTGAAAATTGGAATTATCAAAGAGTAGCTTGTCAAACATTTTTCGTATTTGGTTCTTCGATAGTATCGTGGACAGGAGGAAATTGGTTTCCAAATAAAACTGAAAATTTTCTTGGTTTTCGCTTCACAAATGAAGAAGCAATTCAACATTATGGATGGATCCGTTGTAGCGTCATAGATAGTGGGCATACTTTAATCATTCACGATTATGCGTATGAAAGCAAACCCGATACACCAATACTTACAGGTGATACTATCGGAGATACTACAACAGTTTCAGTTAACAATCTGGAAAATTTAAATGCAGTTGTGTATAGTTTTAATAAAAATATTTATATCCAATTGAAAGAATATAATGATGCGGAATATTTCATTTATGATATTTCGGGTAGATTGGTTTACAATGCAAGAATTAAAAACGAAACCACAATTTGCAACATCGAATTACCCGGAGTGTATTTGATAAATATTAAAACTGCAAAGGGCAAACAGTTTTCTAAAAAATTGGTGGTAGCGGAATAA